A region of the Meles meles chromosome 18, mMelMel3.1 paternal haplotype, whole genome shotgun sequence genome:
AGGGACTGGATCAGGGAGCTGTGGGTACAACAGGTACCCTGAGTGGCTGTCACCATAACCTTTATAGCTTCTTTTCAGATATGACCCATACAGCAAAGTCCTATCCAGAGAACACTATGACCACCAGCGCATGCAAGCCAACCGCCAAGAAGCCATAGCCACAGCCCGCTCAGCTAAATCCTGGGGCCTTATCCTGGGCACTTTGGGCCGCCAGGGCAGCCCCAaaattctggaggtcagagggCTTGGGATGGCCTCTGGAGGAGGGGACTGATTAGAAACTCAGCTGGGACAATTAGTAGACTTAAGGGATTTTGACTTGGTTGCTTGACCACGGTGACCTGAGCTTGGCCTCCGTCTTCCAGCAGCACCTGGAATCTCGGCTCCAAGCCTTAGGACTTCCCTTCCTGAGGCTGTTGCTCTCTGAGATCTTCCCCAGCAAGCTTAACCTACTTCCTGAAGTGGATGTGTAAGTTTCCTCACCTTACCTCTCTAGCGATGACTCTAAGGAAGCTTCCTTAGATCAGTGTCCTGCTCAGCACATATTGAAGGCTGGAGTGTGGGGATTGCTTCCATGAATGTTCATGGTTACAGAGCCCTCATTCAGCAGGGGCTGCTCTTGGCTAGGGGTCTCACCCATTTCAGTTTGGGGGCTCACAGGCAACTGTAACATCACAGTCATTCTTTTGAGGGGTGGTTGGCATCTGCAGTGTACTGGAACTAAACTAAATTTGATTCTGGAGATAAGATCACAGATAAGctgcccaggccctgccctcagagagctcGCAGAGGGCTCTCTCAGGAAACGAGAAAATCAACAGCTATAGTGTTATTCTGAACGGTAGTACGTGACTGTCTTTACTCTAGAATTAATAGTAAGCATTCATTGGGTGTGTTGGGGACAAGTCATGTTTTTCAGCATGCTGCCCAGGGGAGGaccaccttccccacccccacccttgggtctgaccttcccttcccttcccaggtGGGTGCAGGTAGCATGTCCGCGCCTTTCCATTGATTGGGGCACAGCCTTCCCCAAGCCACTGCTGACACCCTATGAGGTAACCCTGCGTTTTGAAAATACCTGAGAGAGAGTGGGCTTTGCACCTGGTTCTGTCCAGGGAGGGATCTGCAGTGGGGTGGGCAGCACTTATTACAGCTGACTCATTtcttagctgtgtggccttgggcaagtcccttaaccTGTCAGAGCCTCACATTTCCTTTCTGTGGTATGGGGACAATAGGACCTCCACAGGCCATCGTGAAGATTGAATTAATTAATCCTGCCCAGAAAAAGTTGGCAGTTGTTGTCCGGGTGTCCTCCCCTAGGCAGTGGTGGCCCTGAGGGACATTTCCTGGCAGCAGCCCTACCCTATGGACTTCTACGCCGGCAGCTCCTTGGGGCCGTGGACAGTCAACCACGGACGGAACCGGCCCCCCCAGGCTCTGAGCCCGCTGGCATTGGAGAAGGTAGGCCTAGACTTGcaagctgggaggagagagaccAAAGGCGCGGCCTCGCCTGGCCGCCTCCCTAGCGACGCGAGTCGAGGTCGCCGCCGTGAGGCCGCTACGGGAAATGCACGGGAGTAGGGTGGAGGACTTCGCAGAATGGAGACCCTGAGCAGAGTCTGCCATCCTCCGATGCAGGAGAAGTCCGCGCAGCCCTCTCCAGACGCGGCTTGCGACGGCTGTAGCTGCGGAGACGAAAAGGGAGCAACGAGCGCTCGTTGAGCCCTTCCTTGGTCTCAGGTATCCGCCCCTGCTTGGGCCACGCCTTACCACCTCCGGTTGTTATGGGAACACCCCGCTCGCGCAGAGGCCCGCCTTCGGGGTGGGGCCGGCATTTGGTCCCACCCCTCGCGTATTCGATTTCCGCTCGGGGAAAGGCTGTTTCCGGTCCCTGGCGCTTGCCTGGCAAAATGGCGGCGCGGCCACCGCTGAGGGTGTTAGCCCTGGCCGGCTTCCGGCAGAGCGAGCGGGGCTTCCGCGAGAAGACGGGAGCGCTGAGGAAGGCGCTGCGGGGCCGCGCCGAACTCGTGTGCCTCAGCGGCCCGCACCTGGTCGCGGATGCTGCGGGCCCCGAGGGCGCCGGGCCGGACTCCGGTGAGACGGGCCGTGTCCGGGAAATGCAGTCTGAGTCTTTTATCTGGCCTCGTTTCCGTAACTCCTTTCAGCATACCCCCACGCCACCTGCTCAcctctttcctcttcatttcttccaTCCCAGCCTCCCAGGCCTCCACCATGATCAGGCTTCCCTGCCTTGCCATGCCACTCTGCTCTCCACCTCATTACCCCCAGATTCTCATCTTCGGCCGCCTCTTCGCTAGTTGTCAGCCCCAACCCACCCTCCCTCCCGTTTTCATTTCTCATGCCCTAGATACTCGCTTGCCCTAACCCCATCCTTTCCCCATATCGCTGTAGAGCCCTGCCTTCCGGAGGAGCAGCCCCGAGGTTGGTGGTTTTCAGAACAGGAGGCAGACGTTTTCAACGCCCTGAGCCAGTCCACAGTATGCAGAGGTCTGGAGGAAGCCTTGGGAACCGTGGCACAGGCAGTGAAGAAACTGGGGCCTTTTGATGGGCTCCTTGGTTTCAGCCAGGGGGCCGCGCTGGCAGCCGTCGTGTGTGCCCTTGGCCAAGCTGGCGATCCCCGCTTCCCCTTGCCAAGATTTATCATCCTGGTATCTGGTTTCTGTCCCCGAGGCCTTGGACTCAAGGAACCCATCCTGGAGTGCCCCTTGTTACTGCCTTCACTACACGTTTTTGGGGACACTGACTGCGTCATCCCCTCTGAGGAAAGTATGCAGCTGGCCAGCCGATTCACCGGAGCCGTCACCCTCATCCACTCCGGTGGCCACTTCATTCCAGCAGCTGCGTCCCAGCGTCAGGCCTACCTCAAGTTCTTGGACCAGTTTGCAGCCTGAAAGATGAACAAATGGCTCTGCCCCTACTTTCCCCACCCCGACATGACCTCGGGGCAGCCTCTGTAATCCAGTCGGGAAATCctttcccccccacctcccctgggaGCTCAGCTGCTGTCAGTGTTCCTCATCATCACCAATTAAGAGACAAGTATCAATTCTGAGACTCAGCTTATTCTAAGCCCAGCTATACACTCAAGAAAAAAGGGATCagtccagtttaaaaaaataaaaaaaatttaaaaaattaaaaaaaaaaaaaggatcagaagGC
Encoded here:
- the OVCA2 gene encoding esterase OVCA2, with the translated sequence MAARPPLRVLALAGFRQSERGFREKTGALRKALRGRAELVCLSGPHLVADAAGPEGAGPDSEPCLPEEQPRGWWFSEQEADVFNALSQSTVCRGLEEALGTVAQAVKKLGPFDGLLGFSQGAALAAVVCALGQAGDPRFPLPRFIILVSGFCPRGLGLKEPILECPLLLPSLHVFGDTDCVIPSEESMQLASRFTGAVTLIHSGGHFIPAAASQRQAYLKFLDQFAA